The Thermocladium sp. ECH_B genome window below encodes:
- a CDS encoding carbohydrate kinase yields the protein MNLGVIDVGTTSMKLIIYDDELNHEYQESINVPMLFPRSYYAEQDAEALKAAFNHLLNTARSRDVRLIGISTYRASIIVWDRSGNPLTNIITWLDRRGLEVINKFPLSLLKHVPPLSSILVSTSPAVQILWLKRNRGDLLERIKRGDAYVGTLSSFLAFLISGKYINDATNEALTGLWNPSNFRRIKAVYDVLGIPEAINPDIVDNIYDHGNINGIDIGVMIADQQAAMVGEGCMESGCGKVTNGTGSFVDAATNEFKIGSGLLPLLMLKVGNESFYGVEGFLPATGSVIDWLTKLGLISAPEELDKLAGVGIGDLIVVPALAGVNVPQRPCARGLIDGLTLGVTRESFVRAVMEGLVQLIGIIFDKIRNNANVNLLRVDGGLSRSTLFLKLLATALNIEIERQRDVEVTARGVAAMLNVFHGKWGFRDLIRGIHVDPDIRVKPNEEKVSLNRDTIKKIVVRMKCK from the coding sequence ATGAATCTCGGCGTTATAGATGTGGGAACAACAAGCATGAAACTGATTATATATGATGATGAATTAAACCATGAATATCAAGAATCCATTAATGTGCCGATGCTGTTCCCACGAAGTTATTATGCAGAGCAAGACGCCGAAGCACTTAAGGCGGCATTTAATCACCTATTAAATACAGCGAGAAGCAGGGATGTTAGGCTCATTGGGATCTCCACTTATAGGGCGTCTATAATAGTATGGGACAGATCCGGTAATCCCCTTACCAATATAATTACTTGGCTAGACAGGAGGGGGTTGGAGGTCATTAATAAGTTTCCATTATCGCTACTGAAGCATGTGCCGCCGTTAAGCAGCATATTAGTGTCCACGTCCCCAGCCGTGCAGATACTATGGCTAAAGAGGAATAGGGGCGACTTATTGGAGCGAATTAAGAGAGGCGATGCCTATGTGGGAACCCTTAGCTCCTTTTTGGCATTTTTAATAAGCGGTAAATACATTAACGATGCCACTAATGAGGCGCTGACGGGGCTTTGGAATCCAAGTAATTTCAGGAGAATCAAGGCGGTATATGATGTTCTGGGAATACCGGAGGCAATAAATCCCGATATTGTTGATAATATATATGACCATGGTAATATAAATGGCATTGATATCGGCGTCATGATAGCTGATCAGCAGGCAGCAATGGTTGGCGAGGGATGCATGGAATCTGGCTGCGGTAAGGTAACTAATGGAACCGGATCATTCGTGGATGCCGCAACCAATGAATTCAAGATAGGCAGTGGCTTACTGCCGCTGCTGATGCTTAAGGTAGGCAATGAATCATTTTATGGAGTTGAGGGCTTTCTTCCGGCGACTGGATCAGTCATTGATTGGCTGACTAAGCTCGGCCTCATAAGTGCCCCCGAGGAGTTGGATAAATTAGCTGGAGTAGGCATTGGCGATTTAATTGTAGTGCCAGCATTGGCTGGAGTCAATGTTCCTCAAAGACCGTGCGCCAGGGGCTTAATAGATGGCCTCACCCTAGGCGTTACCAGGGAATCGTTTGTGAGGGCCGTAATGGAGGGACTTGTCCAATTAATTGGTATAATATTTGATAAAATCAGGAATAACGCCAACGTTAATCTGCTCAGGGTCGATGGTGGATTATCGCGAAGCACATTATTCCTGAAACTACTGGCAACCGCACTCAATATAGAGATAGAGCGGCAACGCGATGTTGAAGTCACGGCTAGAGGAGTAGCAGCGATGTTAAATGTATTTCACGGTAAGTGGGGGTTTAGGGACCTAATTAGGGGAATCCATGTGGATCCCGATATTCGCGTGAAGCCAAATGAGGAGAAGGTATCATTAAATAGGGACACCATTAAGAAAATAGTGGTGAGAATGAAGTGCAAGTAA
- a CDS encoding monooxygenase, with translation MVSYSIIGAGIAGLSLALELEEAGVDARVIEYRDRVGGVNILYPGIDSFIDCARHRTNIVSAAAIRINERIYELRGNSYSELRDAVAATGFRVATLPELGVYGDRPAGVYTFHAVLDLIHYGLLPGKRIVIYGDNAYAALLSNELTKLGCMVTLVTPTKIDSNPVSDVTMIKGTINRIKGTSRVEGVRIYDKWIDADTLIVAIFKTHNPFPELRAIGQAVIESFDPNIIMESGKIMAHELIGDGEPIIIDSNIPIYPGNLIKGKTRRVIVALRGGGKIMINDKEYAIHGDAAVIDLPKTDKVCIRGVN, from the coding sequence ATGGTTAGTTACTCGATAATTGGCGCAGGCATTGCCGGTTTATCCCTGGCCCTTGAACTTGAAGAGGCTGGCGTCGATGCCAGGGTTATTGAATATAGGGACCGCGTGGGCGGTGTTAACATATTGTATCCAGGAATTGATTCATTCATTGATTGCGCAAGGCATAGAACCAATATAGTGAGCGCAGCGGCTATTAGGATTAATGAAAGAATCTATGAGTTGCGGGGAAATAGCTATAGTGAGCTTAGGGATGCAGTGGCCGCTACTGGTTTTCGAGTCGCAACTTTGCCTGAATTAGGGGTATATGGAGATAGACCGGCAGGCGTGTATACATTTCACGCCGTGCTTGATTTGATCCACTATGGCTTATTGCCGGGGAAAAGAATTGTGATATATGGAGATAATGCATATGCCGCCTTATTAAGCAATGAATTGACTAAACTTGGATGCATGGTCACATTGGTGACCCCAACAAAGATAGATTCAAATCCCGTAAGCGATGTGACCATGATTAAAGGCACTATCAATCGCATCAAGGGGACAAGCAGGGTGGAGGGCGTTCGCATTTATGATAAATGGATCGATGCCGACACCCTAATAGTAGCCATATTTAAGACACACAACCCATTCCCTGAGCTCCGAGCAATTGGGCAAGCCGTTATTGAGTCATTTGATCCAAACATTATAATGGAAAGCGGGAAGATAATGGCACATGAATTAATCGGCGATGGCGAACCAATAATTATAGATAGCAATATACCAATATATCCAGGGAACTTAATCAAGGGAAAAACACGCAGGGTAATAGTCGCGTTAAGGGGTGGTGGGAAGATAATGATTAATGATAAGGAATACGCGATTCATGGCGATGCTGCCGTGATAGATCTCCCTAAGACCGATAAGGTATGCATTAGGGGTGTCAATTAA